The DNA region AGGGTGTGGCAGCGCCGCTGGCCGTGTTCGTGGGGATCACGATCGCGACGATCCTGTCGATGATCCTGGGCGAGCTGATCCCGAAGAACTTCGCGCTGGCCGTTCCGCGCCAGACGGCCAAGCTCGTGATGCCGTTCCAGGTCGGCTTCACGATGGTGTTCCGTCCGGCGATCGCGTTGCTCAACGGCAGCGCCAACGGCGTGCTGCGCCTCATCGGCGTCGAACCGAAAGAAGAGCTCTCCGGCGCCCGCACGGCTGAGGAGCTCTCCAGCCTGGTGCGCCGTTCGGCGCTTGCGGGCGTCCTCGAGGAGGACACCGCATCCCTTCTGGATCGCAGCCTCAGGTTCGCCCGGCTCACGGCCGCGGACGTGATGACCCCGCGGCCGAGCATCCACGCGCTGTCCGCGGAGGACTCGGCGGAGGATGTCATCCAGCTCGCCCGCCGCACCGGACACAGCCGCTTCCCGGTGTACGAGGAGTCGATGGACGACATCGTCGGCATCGTTCACCTGAAGGCCGCGGTCGGCGTTCCCCGCGACCGCCGCCGCGACGTTCCGGCAGCGGCGCTGGCGACCGAGCCGCTGCGCGTGCCGGAGGCCGTGCACCTGGACACCCTGGTGTCCGAGCTGCGGGCGCGGGGCTATCAGATGGCGATCGTGGTGGACGAGTACGGCGGCACCGCCGGGGTGGTCACCCTCGAAGATCTCGTCGAGGAGATCGTGGGCGAGGTGCTCGACGAGCACGACCGTCGCCGCGCCGGCATCATCCGCGGCGAGGGATCCCTCAGCTTCCCGGGCGATCTGCGCCCCGATGAGGTGCGCGATCGCACCGGCATCCGCATTCCGGAAGGCGATGTGTACGACACCGTGGGCGGGTACATCATGAGCGTCCTGGAGCGCATCCCTGTGGTGGGCGACAAGATCCAGATCGATGACGGCACGCTGGATGTGCAGCGGATGGACGGACGCCGGGTCGACCGGGTCCGCTTCACCCACACTCCGGCCGCCGAACCGGCGCAGGATGCCGCGGGGCGGGGTGAGCGCTCATGAACGACTGGGCCGGAATCGCGTGGCTGTTCGTGCTGCTGGCGTTCAACGCCTTCTTCGTCGGAGCCGAGTTCGCCGTCATCTCGGCGCGCCGATCGCAGATCGAGCCGCTCGCCGAGAAGGGCTCCCGCTCGGCCAAGACTGCGCTGTACGCGATGGAGCACGCGACGCTCATGCTGGCGACCAGCCAGCTGGGCATCACGATCTGCTCGCTGCTGATCCTGAACGTCTCCGAACCGGCGATCCACCACCTCCTGGCCGAGCCGCTGGGGCTGACCGGCCTGGGCGAGGCGATGGTGGACACGATCGCGTTCCTCATCGCGCTGCTGCTGGTGTCCTACTTGCACGTCGTGTTCGGCGAGATGGTGCCCAAGAACCTCGCGTTCTCGGTGCCCGATCGGGCCGTGCTCATGCTGGCGACGCCGCTGGTGTGGGTCTCGCGCGTCTTCCACCCCGTCATCGTGGCGCTGAACTGGATCGCGAACCACGCCGTGCGCCTGTTCGGGGTCGTGCCTCGCAATGAGGCGGCCTCGACGTTCACGCTGGACGAGGTGACCACGATCGTGAACCAGTCCCGGATCGAGGGTGTGCTGGACGACGCGGCCGGTACCGTCTCGGCGGCGCTGGAGTTCACCGACAAGAGGGCCAAGGAGATCGCGGTCCCGCTCACACAGCTGGTGACCCTGCCCGTGTCGGTGACGCCCGACGAGATCGAACGATCCGTCGCCAAGCACGGATTCTCGCGGTACGTGATCGTGGACGCCGCCGGCATCCCGATCGGGTACGTGCACCTGAAGGACATCCTG from Microbacterium sp. zg-B185 includes:
- a CDS encoding hemolysin family protein, whose amino-acid sequence is MEYVMLGVGLLLTVGTGLFVASEFALVNLDRADLEARRDAGETRLALTISALRITSTHLSSAQLGITLTTLLTGYAMEPAISSLLRPVFAAWGWPEGVAAPLAVFVGITIATILSMILGELIPKNFALAVPRQTAKLVMPFQVGFTMVFRPAIALLNGSANGVLRLIGVEPKEELSGARTAEELSSLVRRSALAGVLEEDTASLLDRSLRFARLTAADVMTPRPSIHALSAEDSAEDVIQLARRTGHSRFPVYEESMDDIVGIVHLKAAVGVPRDRRRDVPAAALATEPLRVPEAVHLDTLVSELRARGYQMAIVVDEYGGTAGVVTLEDLVEEIVGEVLDEHDRRRAGIIRGEGSLSFPGDLRPDEVRDRTGIRIPEGDVYDTVGGYIMSVLERIPVVGDKIQIDDGTLDVQRMDGRRVDRVRFTHTPAAEPAQDAAGRGERS
- a CDS encoding hemolysin family protein, which produces MNDWAGIAWLFVLLAFNAFFVGAEFAVISARRSQIEPLAEKGSRSAKTALYAMEHATLMLATSQLGITICSLLILNVSEPAIHHLLAEPLGLTGLGEAMVDTIAFLIALLLVSYLHVVFGEMVPKNLAFSVPDRAVLMLATPLVWVSRVFHPVIVALNWIANHAVRLFGVVPRNEAASTFTLDEVTTIVNQSRIEGVLDDAAGTVSAALEFTDKRAKEIAVPLTQLVTLPVSVTPDEIERSVAKHGFSRYVIVDAAGIPIGYVHLKDILRAAEGPDAAADIAQPIPRRRIHQMVPVLETTDLEDALALMRRAGRHLAQVRNAAGETTAVLFLEDIIEELIGEVQDATRRRR